The Acomys russatus chromosome 1, mAcoRus1.1, whole genome shotgun sequence genome has a window encoding:
- the Bbof1 gene encoding basal body-orientation factor 1, producing MPAKDKRKGKNKGKQKDKNKTKEKWKVATAENDVVEQAKANASLWEARLEVTELSRIEYRDTSRRLAKNNEDLKKQQYKLEKDTMSILSYLKKQDQEKENMIEKLKQQLVETKEKAKEEKEKLEQRYTLQINELEGQFHQKAKEIGMIQTELKTIKQFQKRKIQVEKELEDLKENLRNSEKKHQETLRRLEGRFFEEKHRLEQEAEKRIVILAERAHQEAVVQLDTAGRNVFKENVYLHKALAYHLKEAEAQQKNSKKLQESHSCLLHQKEINELLIKEKIMQLTQQRSQIQTLQKKVVNLEDALTYMTTEFEAEVLKLQQKATIENQAGQVEIDKLQQLLQMKDREMNRVKKLAKNILDERTEVEQFFLDALYQVKEQILLSRKHYKKIAQAAFNLKMRAACAGRTEYPKIRTFDGKEHSTNSVKQDLMEAAKWPGTQKNVDIGDLTWEQKEKVLRLLFAKMNGFAERKYNRSSNPPVPDHIVSGSEEMKETGDEINLQDQTFITQQAQVSDSNLMVSPGIIPEGPQDSVKELKKYSRATDDATADTSGSSFM from the exons AACGCCTCGCTTTGGGAGGCCAGACTGGAAGTCACAGAACTCTCTAGGATTGAGTATCGTGATACTTCCCGAAGACTGGCAAAAAATAACGAAGACTTAAAGAAACAGCAATATAAACTGGAAAAAGATACTATGTCAATATTAAGCTACTTGAAGAAACAGGATCAGGAGAAAGAGAATATG ATAGAAAAACTGAAACAGCAATTGgttgaaacaaaggaaaaagccaaagaagagaaggaaaaattg GAACAAAGGTATACTTTGCAAATAAATGAGTTGGAGGGACAGTTTcatcaaaaagccaaagaaattgGCATGATACAGACAGAGCTAAAGACAATAAAACAATTCCAGAAGAGAAAAATCCAAGTGGAAAAAGAATTAGAAGAt ctgaaagaaaatttaaggaaCTCAGAGAAAAAACATCAGGAGACTCTTAGAAGACTAGAAGGCAGATTTTTTGAAGAAAAG CACCGCCTGGAGCAAGAGGCTGAGAAGAGGATAGTAATCCTGGCCGAGCGAGCCCACCAGGAAGCTGTGGT GCAATTGGATACTGCTgggagaaatgtttttaaagagaatgtTTATCTTCACAAGGCACTTGCATACCACCTCAAGGAAGCTGAGGCTCAACAGAAAAACTCCAAGAAGTTGCAAGAAAGTCATTCCTGCCTTTTACATCAAAAG GAAATCAATGAGCTGTTGATTAAGGAAAAGATTATGCAACTCACCCAGCAGAGATCACAAATCCAAACTCTTCAGAAGAAGGTGGTAAACTTGGAGGATGCTCTGACTTACATGACCACAGAGTTTGAGGCTGAAGTTTTGAAACTGCAGCAAAAGGCAACGATAGAGAACCAAGCGGGCCAGGTCGAGATTGACAAGCTGCAGCAGCTTCTTCAGATGAAGGACAGGGAGATGAACCGAGTAAAGAAGCTGGCTAAGAACATACTGGATGAGAGGACAGAAGTGGAACAGTTCTTTCTAGATGCCCTGTACCAAGTGAAGGAACAGATTCTGCTCAGCAGGAAGCATTATAAGAAGATAGCACAAGCtgctttcaatttaaaaatgagagcaGCATGTGCGGGAAGAACAGAATACCCCAAAATCAGGACCTTTGATGGCAAAGAACACAGTACCAATAGTGTGAAGCAGGATCTCATGGAGGCTGCGAAATG GCCAGGTACTCAAAAAAATGTGGATATTGGAGATTTGACCTGGGAGCAAAAGGAAAAAGTCTTAAGATTGCTCTTTGCAAAAATGAATGGTTTTGCTGAAAG GAAATATAATCGGAGTTCTAATCCTCCTGTTCCAGACCACATTGTTTCTGGcagtgaagaaatgaaagaaactgG GGATGAAATTAACCTCCAAGATCAAACCTTCATCACCCAGCAAGCTCAAGTATCAGACTCCAATCTAATGGTGTCGCCTGGTATTATTCCTGAAGGACCACAGGATTCTGTAAAA GAGCTTAAGAAATACAGCAGAGCAACAGATGACGCCACAGCAGATACAAGTGGATCCTCTTTTATGTAA
- the LOC127191831 gene encoding E3 ubiquitin-protein ligase RNF113A, with protein sequence MAEQVSQGKSADQVCTFLFKKPGRKGNAGRRKRPACHRDSGESGSSSDEGCTVVRPEKKRAAHNPLIQKTSGSGKQKAAYHDLSSEEEEKTENESLGVVYKSTRSAKPVGPEDMGATAVYELDTEKERDAQAIFERSQKIQEELRGKEDDKIYRGINNYQKYMKPKDTSMGNASSGMVRKGPIRAPEHLRATVRWDYQPDICKDYKETGFCGFGDSCKFLHDRSDYKHGWQIERELDEGRYGVYEDENYEVESDDEEIPFKCFICRQTFKNPVVTKCKHYFCETCALQHFRTTPRCYVCEQQTHGVFNPAKELIAKLEKYRTAEGGASNTAEDPEGV encoded by the coding sequence ATGGCCGAACAAGTTTCTCAGGGAAAGTCGGCAGACCAGGTGTGTACCTTCCTCTTCAAAAAGCCCGGACGAAAAGGGAATGCTGGCCGCCGGAAGCGTCCAGCGTGCCACCGGGACTCCGGGGAAAGCGGAAGCAGTAGTGACGAGGGCTGCACGGTGGTGCGACCAGAGAAGAAGCGGGCCGCTCACAACCCACTGATCCAAAAGACGAGCGGCAGTGGTAAACAGAAGGCGGCCTACCATGATCTGAGCAGcgaggaagaggagaaaacgGAGAATGAGAGTTTGGGCGTGGTCTACAAGTCTACGCGCTCGGCGAAACCGGTAGGGCCCGAGGATATGGGAGCGACAGCAGTCTATGAGCTGGACACAGAGAAGGAGCGAGACGCGCAGGCCATCTTTGAGCGCAGCCAGAAAATccaggaggagctgagaggcAAGGAGGATGACAAAATCTATCGTGGAATTAACAATTATCAGAAATACATGAAGCCCAAGGATACGTCCATGGGCAACGCCTCCTCTGGCATGGTGAGGAAGGGCCCCATCCGAGCCCCCGAACATCTACGTGCCACCGTGCGCTGGGATTACCAGCCTGACATCTGTAAGGACTACAAGGAAACTGGCTTCTGTGGTTTTGGAGACAGCTGCAAATTCCTCCATGACCGTTCAGATTACAAGCACGGATGGCAGATAGAACGGGAGCTTGATGAGGGCCGGTACGGTGTGTATGAAGACGAAAACTACGAGGTAGAAAGTGATGATGAGGAAATACCTTTCAAATGTTTTATCTGTCGCCAAACTTTCAAAAATCCGGTTGTCACCAAGTGTAAACATTATTTCTGCGAGACCTGTGCTCTGCAGCATTTCCGCACCACTCCACGTTGCTATGTTTGTGAACAACAAACCCATGGGGTTTTCAATCCTGCGAAAGAACTGATTGCGAAACTGGAGAAGTATCGAACCGCAGAGGGTGGGGCTTCCAACACCGCAGAAGACCCTGAGGGGGTCTAA
- the Aldh6a1 gene encoding methylmalonate-semialdehyde dehydrogenase [acylating], mitochondrial: MAVVVAAAAAVRSRILQVSSKVNSTWYPAASFSSSSVPTVQLFIDGKFVESKSDKWIDIHNPATNEVIGRVPQSTKAEMDAAVAACKRAFPAWADTSILSRQQVLLRYQQLIKENLKEIARLITLEQGKTLADAEGDVFRGLQVVEHACSVTSLMLGETMPSITKDMDLYSYRLPLGVCAGIAPFNFPAMIPLWMFPMAMVCGNTFLMKPSERVPGATMLLAKLLQDSGAPDGTLNIIHGQHEAVNFICDHPDIKAISFVGSNQAGEYIFERGSRNGKRVQANMGAKNHGVVMPDANKESTLNQLVGAAFGAAGQRCMALSTAILVGEAKKWLPELVERAKNLRVNAGDQPGADLGPLITPQAKERVCNLIDSGTKEGASVLLDGRKIKVKGYENGNFVGPTIISKVTPSMTCYKEEIFGPVLVVLETETLDEAIKIVNDNPYGNGTAIFTTNGATARKYSHMVDVGQVGVNVPIPVPLPMFSFTGSRSSFRGDTNFYGKQGIQFYTQLKTITSQWKEEDATLSSPAVVMPTMGR, from the exons GTGTCTTCTAAAGTGAACTCCACATGGTACCCAGCAGCCTCCTTCTCTTCATCATCAGTG CCAACCGTACAGCTCTTCATTGATGGGAAATTTGTGGAATCCAAAAGTGACAAATGGATTGATATCCATAACCCA GCCACCAATGAGGTTATTGGTCGAGTCCCTCAGTCCACCAAAGCTGAAATGGACGCAGCAGTTGCTGCTTGCAAACGTGCTTTCCCTGCATGGGCAGACACATCTATTTTAAGCCGTCAGCAGGTCCTGCTCCGCTATCAACAACTTATTAAAGAAAACCTG AAAGAAATCGCCAGGTTAATCACGCTGGAACAAGGGAAGACCCTCGCTGATGCGGAAGGGGATGTATTCCGAGGCCTGC aggtggTCGAGCATGCCTGTAGTGTGACATCCCTCATGCTGGGAGAGACCATGCCATCTATCACCAAAGACATGGACCTTTATTCCTACCGTCTGCCACTGGGGGTGTGTGCAGGCATTGCACCATTTAATTTTCCTGCCATGATTCCCCTTTGGATGTTTCCCATGGCTATGGTTTGTGGGAATACTTTCCTAATGAAGCCATCAGAGCGAGTACCTGGAGCAACTATGCTTCTTGCTAAGTTGCTCCAGGATTCTGGCGCCCCTGATGGAACACTGAACATCATTCACGGACAGCATGAAG ctgtaaattttatttgtgaTCATCCAGACATCAAAGCAATCAGCTTTGTGGGATCCAACCAGGCAGGAGAGTACATCTTTGAAAGAGGGTCAAGAAATGGCAAGAGGGTCCAAGCCAACATG GGAGCCAAAAACCATGGGGTAGTCATGCCAGATGCTAATAAGGAAAGTACCCTCAACCAGCTGGTTGGGGCAGCATTTGGAGCTGCTGGTCAACGCTGCATGGCTCTTTCAACAGCCATCCTTGTAGGAGAAGCTAAGAAGTGGTTGCCAGAACTGGTGGAGCGTGCCAAAAATCTTCGAGTCAATGCAG GAGACCAGCCTGGAGCTGATCTTGGCCCTCTGATCACCCCTCAGGCCAAAGAGCGAGTCTGCAATCTGATTGATAGTGGAACAAAAGAGGGAGCTTCCGTCCTTCTAGATGGGCGAAAAATTAAAGTCAAAGGCTATGAAAACGGTAACTTTGTTGGACCAACCATCATCTCCAAAGTCACG CCAAGTATGACTTGTTACAAAGAGGAGATTTTTGGTCCAGTTCTTGTGGTTTTAGAGACAGAAACACTGGATGAAGCCATCAAGATTGTAAATGATAATCCATATGGAAACGGAACTGCTATCTTCACCACCAATGGTGCCACTGCTCGCAAATACTCTCACATGGTGGATGTCGGACAG GTGGGTGTGAATGTCCCCATTCCAGTGCCTTTGCCAATGTTTTCCTTCACCGGATCTCGATCTTCCTTCAGAGGAGACACCAATTTCTATGGCAAACAG GGCATCCAGTTTTACACTCAGCTAAAGACTATCACATCTCAGTGGAAAGAAGAGGACGCTACTCTTTCCTCTCCTGCTGTCGTCATGCCTACCATGGGGCGTTAG